The Streptomyces sp. Mut1 genome window below encodes:
- a CDS encoding HEAT repeat domain-containing protein, translated as MLIGEVARRSGVSARMLRHYESLGLVRPTGRNDVGYREYSGADVRRIFHIESLRSLGLTLREVGRALDDPGFSPSELVDDLVRRTRERIASETELLTRLSRIDAAGPEGWEGVLRTVALLQALGSSSPGTRQRAALSSVGEAPVPVRALVDAVLSERDPVVAGALRWALAQAGGGLVLLAAGLAAPGAEVRARAAQAIAEVPGDTATALLREALADPDPVVRGHAAPALGVRGVDDAVPVLIDMVAEEVRDVDAADALGVLAVAPEAAERIAAGLVARLADGTLDPSARRRLTQALADIPGATASHALAELARDEDRGVALTAGYVLGLRGGADE; from the coding sequence GTGCTGATCGGTGAGGTGGCACGCAGGTCCGGGGTCAGCGCCCGCATGCTCCGGCACTACGAGTCGCTCGGCCTGGTACGCCCCACGGGACGCAACGACGTCGGTTACCGGGAGTACTCCGGCGCGGACGTCCGGCGGATCTTCCACATCGAGAGCCTGCGGTCCCTCGGGCTGACGCTGCGCGAGGTCGGGCGAGCGCTGGACGATCCCGGCTTCAGCCCCTCGGAGCTGGTCGACGATCTCGTACGCCGGACGCGGGAGCGCATCGCGAGCGAGACGGAGCTGCTGACCCGGTTGAGCCGGATCGACGCCGCCGGGCCGGAGGGCTGGGAGGGGGTCCTCCGTACCGTCGCGCTCCTCCAGGCACTGGGGTCCAGCAGCCCCGGCACGCGCCAACGCGCCGCGCTGTCCTCGGTGGGCGAGGCGCCGGTGCCGGTGCGGGCCCTGGTGGACGCGGTCCTGAGCGAGCGGGACCCGGTCGTGGCCGGTGCGCTCCGGTGGGCCCTGGCCCAGGCCGGCGGCGGGCTCGTCCTGCTCGCGGCGGGCCTTGCGGCACCGGGGGCCGAGGTCCGTGCGCGGGCGGCCCAGGCCATCGCGGAAGTCCCGGGCGACACGGCGACCGCGCTGCTCCGCGAGGCCCTGGCCGACCCGGACCCCGTGGTCCGCGGGCACGCGGCTCCGGCGCTCGGGGTGCGGGGGGTGGACGACGCGGTGCCGGTGCTCATCGACATGGTCGCGGAGGAGGTCCGGGACGTGGACGCGGCCGACGCGCTGGGTGTGCTGGCCGTCGCCCCGGAGGCCGCCGAGCGCATCGCCGCCGGCCTCGTCGCCCGCCTCGCCGACGGCACGCTCGACCCGTCCGCCCGCCGCCGCCTCACGCAGGCGCTCGCGGACATCCCCGGCGCGACGGCGTCGCACGCGCTCGCGGAACTGGCACGGGACGAGGACCGGGGCGTGGCGCTGACGGCCGGGTACGTGCTCGGGCTGCGGGGCGGGGCGGACGAGTAG
- a CDS encoding aminotransferase class I/II-fold pyridoxal phosphate-dependent enzyme produces the protein MLGEYRISGRRASEIAASVEQGVGSGELMPGQVLPPMRELAGRLEVNPNTVAAAYRILRERGVIETAGRRGSRVRPRPASTPRGSMRVEAPPGVRDLGEGNPDPALLPRLGEAFAAVAEAYAREPGMYARASVDPEFAALARAAMDADDVPAGPVIATSGSLDAIERVLVAHLRPGDMVAVEDPGWGGLLDLVPALGMRPVPMALDDDGPLPDALDQALRAGARAVVVTDRAQNPTGAAISAGRATELRAVLARYRGVLLIEDDHGHAIVDLPLYPLAGATDRWAFVRSVAKAYGPDLRVAVMTGDVVTANRVSGRQRLGPGWVSRLLQRTVVHLWRTDAVDTREVARSYARRRDALVRALADRGVQAYGRSGMNVWVPVSDETGAVARMLHAGWAAAPGARFRISAPQGIRLTVSPLSDADIGPLADAVADAAGPASPLSYG, from the coding sequence GTGCTAGGAGAGTATCGGATCAGTGGGCGGCGTGCATCCGAAATTGCCGCCAGCGTGGAGCAGGGAGTCGGTTCCGGGGAGCTGATGCCCGGACAGGTGCTGCCGCCCATGCGGGAGTTGGCCGGTCGGCTGGAGGTGAACCCCAATACGGTCGCGGCGGCGTACCGCATCCTGCGTGAGCGCGGGGTGATCGAGACCGCCGGGCGCCGGGGCAGCCGGGTCAGGCCGCGCCCGGCGAGCACGCCGCGCGGGTCGATGCGGGTCGAGGCGCCGCCGGGGGTCCGGGATCTGGGCGAGGGGAATCCGGACCCGGCGCTGCTGCCGCGGCTCGGAGAGGCGTTCGCCGCGGTCGCGGAGGCGTACGCGCGAGAGCCCGGCATGTACGCGCGGGCGTCCGTCGACCCCGAGTTCGCCGCGCTCGCGCGCGCCGCCATGGACGCCGACGACGTCCCGGCCGGACCGGTGATAGCCACCTCCGGGTCGCTCGACGCAATCGAGCGGGTGCTCGTCGCCCATCTCCGGCCGGGGGACATGGTCGCGGTCGAGGACCCGGGCTGGGGCGGGCTGCTGGACCTGGTGCCCGCGCTCGGCATGCGTCCCGTACCGATGGCGCTGGACGACGACGGGCCGCTGCCGGACGCGCTCGACCAGGCGCTGCGGGCGGGTGCGCGGGCGGTCGTCGTCACGGACCGGGCGCAGAATCCGACGGGTGCGGCGATCTCCGCGGGGCGTGCGACGGAGCTGCGGGCGGTCCTCGCCAGATACCGGGGCGTCCTGCTCATCGAGGACGACCACGGGCACGCCATAGTCGACCTGCCCCTGTATCCGCTGGCAGGGGCCACGGACCGCTGGGCTTTCGTCCGCTCGGTGGCCAAGGCGTACGGGCCGGACCTGCGGGTCGCCGTGATGACCGGTGACGTGGTCACGGCCAACCGGGTGTCCGGGCGTCAGAGGCTGGGTCCCGGCTGGGTCAGCCGGCTGTTGCAGCGGACCGTGGTGCACCTGTGGCGTACGGACGCCGTGGACACACGCGAGGTGGCGCGGTCCTACGCCCGCCGCCGCGACGCGCTCGTGCGGGCACTGGCCGACCGGGGCGTCCAGGCGTACGGGCGCAGCGGGATGAACGTGTGGGTCCCGGTGAGCGACGAGACCGGGGCGGTGGCGCGGATGCTGCACGCGGGCTGGGCGGCGGCGCCCGGGGCGCGATTCCGTATCTCCGCGCCCCAGGGCATCCGGCTCACCGTCTCGCCGCTCTCCGACGCCGACATCGGGCCCCTGGCGGACGCGGTGGCGGACGCGGCGGGTCCCGCGAGTCCGCTGAGCTACGGGTAG
- a CDS encoding HEAT repeat domain-containing protein, whose product MTMHNEDTTTARALRGLGHADASVRLRSALAVGSNPDPRLVERLVDMCGTEPDFSVREMLTWALTRHSPALTVPRLVGELRSPLAQARSQALHTLSKTGDLVAEGTGDRQAWPAITRALLTDADDEVARTAWRAAVALVPGGEEPGLAETLAEQLGRGGRETQLSLSRALTALGEAITPALSAAATHPDPGVRQHALATQRLLRDPDAGFDFAIEEAKRIVALGGYGQEG is encoded by the coding sequence ATGACCATGCACAACGAGGACACGACCACGGCGCGTGCGCTGCGAGGGCTGGGGCACGCCGACGCGTCGGTCCGGCTGCGGTCGGCGCTGGCGGTGGGTTCGAACCCGGACCCGCGGCTCGTGGAGCGCCTGGTCGACATGTGCGGCACGGAGCCGGACTTCTCCGTACGCGAGATGCTGACGTGGGCCCTGACCCGTCACTCACCGGCTCTGACGGTTCCCCGGCTCGTCGGCGAACTCCGCTCGCCGCTCGCCCAGGCACGCAGCCAGGCTCTCCACACGCTGTCCAAGACCGGGGACCTGGTCGCGGAAGGCACCGGGGACCGGCAGGCGTGGCCGGCGATCACCCGGGCCCTGCTCACCGACGCCGACGACGAGGTGGCACGGACCGCCTGGCGGGCGGCGGTCGCCCTCGTGCCCGGGGGCGAGGAGCCGGGGCTGGCCGAGACCCTGGCGGAACAGCTCGGGCGCGGCGGGCGGGAGACGCAGCTGAGCCTCAGCCGCGCGCTGACCGCGCTGGGCGAGGCGATCACCCCCGCCCTGAGCGCCGCGGCGACGCATCCCGATCCCGGTGTGCGGCAGCACGCCCTCGCCACGCAGCGGCTGCTCCGTGACCCGGACGCCGGGTTCGATTTCGCGATCGAGGAGGCGAAGCGCATCGTGGCCCTGGGCGGTTACGGACAGGAGGGGTGA
- a CDS encoding DinB family protein: MTRNEQLADQLDWYWRKNLRPRLDGLTDEEYFWEPVPGCWSIRPRGTASAPTLEGPGEWTMDSASPAPEPAPVTTIAWRLAHIIVSCLGYRVGWYFGGQDVDSRTFAYAGTADEALEQLDEMYGRWNAGVRKLSDADLDNPPTVGPERYPMENRVLHVNRELIHHGAEISLLRDLYRRQDGAGPHRI; this comes from the coding sequence ATGACAAGAAACGAGCAGCTCGCGGACCAGTTGGATTGGTACTGGCGCAAGAACCTGCGGCCACGGCTGGACGGTCTTACTGACGAGGAGTACTTCTGGGAGCCGGTGCCCGGCTGCTGGAGCATCCGCCCACGTGGCACGGCGTCCGCACCGACGCTGGAAGGCCCGGGGGAATGGACGATGGACTCCGCGTCCCCTGCGCCGGAGCCGGCACCGGTGACCACGATTGCCTGGAGACTGGCGCACATCATCGTCTCGTGCCTGGGCTACCGGGTCGGATGGTACTTCGGCGGCCAGGACGTCGACTCCCGGACATTCGCCTACGCGGGGACCGCTGACGAGGCGCTGGAACAGCTCGATGAGATGTACGGGAGATGGAACGCGGGGGTCCGCAAGCTCTCGGACGCCGACCTGGACAATCCGCCCACGGTGGGTCCCGAGCGGTACCCCATGGAGAACAGGGTCCTGCACGTCAACAGGGAACTGATCCACCACGGCGCCGAGATCTCGCTCCTCCGCGACCTCTACCGCCGGCAGGACGGAGCCGGACCGCACCGGATATGA
- a CDS encoding PhzF family phenazine biosynthesis protein has product MRIRTVDAFTDRPFTGNPAGVLLFGPEGFPEDSSLQRVAAELNLSETAFAHPLPPGGAADWALRWFTPVTEVDMCGHATLATAHVLHTTKAASGTVRFTARCGTLTSTAHPDGAVTLDFPTAPLTPEAAPAGLAEALGAETLSVHDTGPHIGDLLVELEDEATVRGLAPDFAALAARSRRGVIATAAAAPGGAYDYVSRGFFPRVGIDEDPVTGSAHTALAPFWSARLGRDELTGLQASARSGLVRTSLRGPRTLLTGHAVTVLDGELLVAP; this is encoded by the coding sequence ATGAGGATTCGTACCGTCGACGCGTTCACCGACCGCCCGTTCACCGGCAACCCCGCGGGCGTCCTGCTGTTCGGCCCCGAAGGCTTCCCCGAGGACAGCTCGCTGCAACGGGTCGCCGCCGAGCTGAACCTCTCCGAGACCGCGTTCGCCCACCCCCTGCCGCCGGGCGGCGCCGCGGACTGGGCGCTGCGGTGGTTCACACCGGTCACCGAGGTCGACATGTGCGGCCACGCCACCCTCGCCACCGCCCATGTCCTGCACACCACCAAAGCCGCGAGCGGCACCGTGCGTTTCACCGCCCGGTGCGGAACGCTCACCTCCACCGCCCACCCGGACGGCGCGGTCACGCTCGACTTCCCCACCGCGCCGCTGACTCCCGAGGCCGCTCCCGCCGGACTCGCCGAGGCGCTCGGCGCCGAGACGCTGTCCGTGCACGACACCGGCCCGCACATCGGCGACCTGCTGGTGGAGCTGGAGGACGAGGCGACCGTACGGGGCCTCGCCCCCGACTTCGCGGCGCTGGCCGCCCGTTCCCGGCGCGGCGTCATCGCCACGGCGGCCGCGGCGCCGGGCGGAGCGTACGACTACGTGTCGCGCGGCTTCTTCCCCCGGGTGGGCATCGACGAGGACCCGGTGACGGGCAGCGCCCACACCGCGCTGGCCCCGTTCTGGTCGGCCCGGCTCGGCCGCGACGAACTGACCGGACTCCAGGCCTCCGCCCGCTCCGGGCTCGTCCGCACCTCGCTGCGCGGGCCGCGCACCCTGCTGACGGGCCACGCGGTCACGGTCCTGGACGGCGAGCTTCTCGTCGCCCCCTGA
- a CDS encoding pyridoxamine 5'-phosphate oxidase family protein: MPETVSQQTTPPEPAAGYEPTGRTIPTRSRERASYDRETVHSILDAAYLCHLGFVRDGAPVVLPTLFGRVGERLYVHGSTGSRPLRAADGNDAGLAVCLTVTHVDGLVLARSAFHHSLNYRSVVVHGTAYTVTDPEERRIALDAIVDQVVPGRSEDARPADGKELAATAVIRLDLREVSAKIRTGGPNDDPQDIGLPHWSGVVPVAPAFAAPVPADDLDPAIEVPAYLNAL; the protein is encoded by the coding sequence ATGCCGGAGACCGTATCCCAGCAGACCACGCCACCGGAGCCCGCGGCCGGCTACGAGCCGACCGGCCGCACGATCCCCACCCGGTCGCGCGAGCGGGCCTCGTACGACCGGGAAACGGTCCATTCGATACTCGACGCCGCCTACCTCTGCCACCTCGGCTTCGTGCGCGACGGCGCCCCCGTCGTCCTGCCGACCCTCTTCGGCCGGGTCGGTGAACGCCTCTACGTCCACGGATCGACGGGCTCGCGGCCGCTGCGGGCGGCGGACGGAAACGATGCGGGGCTGGCCGTATGCCTGACGGTGACACACGTCGACGGCCTGGTCCTGGCCCGCTCGGCCTTCCATCACTCGCTCAACTACCGTTCCGTGGTCGTCCACGGCACCGCGTACACCGTGACCGACCCGGAGGAGCGGCGCATCGCCCTCGACGCGATCGTGGACCAGGTGGTGCCGGGCCGCTCGGAGGACGCCCGGCCCGCCGACGGCAAGGAGCTGGCGGCCACGGCCGTGATCCGGCTGGATCTGCGGGAGGTCTCCGCCAAGATCCGCACGGGCGGGCCGAACGACGACCCCCAGGACATCGGCCTGCCGCACTGGTCCGGCGTCGTCCCCGTCGCCCCCGCCTTCGCCGCGCCGGTCCCGGCGGACGACCTGGACCCCGCGATCGAGGTCCCCGCGTATCTGAACGCCCTCTGA
- a CDS encoding PadR family transcriptional regulator, whose product MRSHGYEHGHGHGHGRGRGPGGPDERRGDFEGGRAAFGPFGPPFGGGPFGGGRNRGGGRGRARRGDVRASILALLKDRAMHGYEMIQEIGERSGGAWRPSPGSVYPTLQLLEDEGLITSASEGGKKLFTLTDTGRTEAETGPEAPWEEAGRGVDWEGMNEVRQAGFGLMEAFGQVWKTGSADQREKALAVINDTRKKLYLILADEH is encoded by the coding sequence ATGCGTTCACATGGATACGAGCACGGACATGGTCATGGGCACGGACGCGGGCGCGGCCCGGGTGGGCCCGATGAGCGGCGGGGTGACTTCGAAGGGGGGCGGGCGGCATTCGGGCCGTTCGGTCCGCCGTTCGGAGGGGGCCCCTTCGGTGGCGGGCGTAATCGGGGCGGCGGCCGGGGGAGGGCGCGGCGCGGTGACGTGCGGGCGTCGATCCTGGCGCTGCTCAAGGACCGGGCGATGCACGGTTACGAGATGATCCAGGAGATCGGCGAGCGCAGCGGCGGGGCCTGGCGGCCCAGCCCGGGGTCGGTCTACCCGACCCTCCAGCTGCTGGAGGACGAGGGTCTGATCACCAGTGCGAGCGAGGGCGGCAAGAAGCTGTTCACGCTCACCGACACCGGTCGCACCGAGGCCGAGACGGGGCCCGAGGCGCCCTGGGAGGAGGCCGGGCGCGGCGTCGACTGGGAGGGCATGAACGAGGTCCGCCAGGCCGGCTTCGGTCTGATGGAGGCGTTCGGGCAGGTCTGGAAGACCGGCTCCGCCGATCAGCGTGAGAAGGCGCTCGCGGTCATCAACGACACCCGCAAGAAGCTGTATCTGATCCTCGCCGACGAGCACTGA
- a CDS encoding LysR family transcriptional regulator, with amino-acid sequence MLNLERLRTLDALARLGSVSGAAEGLHVTTSAVSQQMAKLEREVGQQLLAKNGRGVRLTDAGRLLADHAARILSQVELAQSDIEAQRGEVVGEIRLGAFPTAARGLFPATLLALRAGHPELRVRTLELEPEAGIRAVLRGDVDLAVVLDWSNKRLPVPGGLTKAELLDDAPDIAMAAGHPLAGRTEVDLEDFAEDDWVSWPEGEFCYDWLMFTLRSKGIEPRIAHLAGEHHTQLALIAAGMGVCVAPRLGRGPVPEGVRLVPVRQKMRRHVHAVWRTDADRRPSIRAAVAALREAGRELDEPWREGGR; translated from the coding sequence ATGTTGAACCTGGAGCGCTTGCGCACCCTGGATGCCCTGGCCCGGCTCGGTTCGGTCAGTGGTGCCGCCGAGGGGCTGCACGTCACGACGTCGGCCGTGTCGCAGCAGATGGCGAAGCTGGAGCGGGAGGTGGGGCAGCAGCTTCTCGCCAAGAACGGGCGCGGGGTGCGGCTCACCGACGCGGGACGGCTGCTCGCCGACCACGCGGCCCGCATCCTCTCGCAGGTCGAGCTGGCCCAGTCCGACATCGAGGCCCAGCGGGGGGAGGTGGTGGGGGAGATCCGGCTCGGAGCCTTTCCGACGGCGGCCCGGGGCCTCTTTCCCGCGACGCTGCTGGCTCTGCGCGCCGGACATCCCGAGCTTCGGGTGCGGACTCTGGAGCTGGAGCCCGAGGCCGGTATCCGGGCGGTGCTCAGGGGCGACGTCGATCTGGCGGTGGTGCTGGACTGGAGCAACAAGCGGCTCCCGGTGCCCGGCGGCCTGACCAAGGCGGAACTTCTGGACGACGCCCCGGACATCGCGATGGCGGCCGGGCATCCGCTCGCCGGGCGGACCGAGGTCGATCTGGAGGACTTCGCGGAGGACGACTGGGTGTCCTGGCCGGAGGGTGAATTCTGTTACGACTGGCTGATGTTCACCCTCCGCTCCAAGGGCATCGAGCCCCGCATCGCCCACCTCGCGGGCGAGCACCACACACAGCTCGCGCTGATCGCCGCCGGTATGGGCGTCTGTGTGGCTCCCCGGCTGGGGCGCGGGCCGGTGCCCGAAGGGGTGCGGCTCGTGCCCGTGCGCCAGAAGATGCGGCGGCACGTCCACGCGGTGTGGCGCACGGACGCGGACCGGCGGCCGTCGATCCGGGCGGCGGTCGCGGCCCTGCGCGAGGCGGGCCGGGAGCTGGACGAACCTTGGAGGGAGGGGGGCCGGTAG
- a CDS encoding type II toxin-antitoxin system Rv0910 family toxin, protein MAEVSAEARIGAPVEKVWAQLTDFSRYGEWNATHTSFPKGGPAALELSATYEENMKLMGFPAEVTWTVSELETGRLLTTTGKGPMGVNLVMRYALTPDGAATAVRIDGEFTGAAVSLMAGKLKDSATAALNESLRKLDGLIVA, encoded by the coding sequence ATGGCCGAAGTCAGTGCAGAGGCGCGCATCGGAGCACCGGTCGAGAAGGTCTGGGCCCAGCTGACCGACTTCAGCAGGTACGGGGAGTGGAACGCCACGCACACCAGCTTCCCCAAGGGCGGCCCTGCCGCGCTGGAACTCTCGGCGACCTACGAGGAGAACATGAAGCTCATGGGTTTCCCGGCCGAGGTGACGTGGACGGTGTCGGAACTGGAGACCGGCCGGCTGCTGACGACCACGGGCAAGGGCCCGATGGGCGTGAACCTGGTGATGCGCTACGCACTGACCCCGGACGGGGCCGCCACCGCGGTCCGCATCGACGGCGAGTTCACGGGCGCGGCGGTCTCACTGATGGCCGGCAAGCTGAAGGACTCGGCGACGGCCGCGCTCAACGAGTCGCTGCGCAAGCTGGACGGCCTGATCGTCGCCTGA
- a CDS encoding CPBP family intramembrane glutamic endopeptidase: MADSFPQEAVSRRILRSETVLVLALSLGASGVSALISFVGSLTKPGGLKDQAATLNSSYAPGRPWLDLAWQLFGIATALVPVALVAHLLIREGAGLRAIGFDRTRPGWDLARGTVVAAGIGSAGLAFYLVARAAGFNLTVVPESLPDVWWKFPVLILSAIQNSVLEEVIVVGYLLRRLGQLGWTPMAALAASSVLRGSYHLYQGIGGFIGNMVMGVVFVLLYRRWQRVGPLVAAHALLDIGAFVGYALLAGKVDWLPTP, translated from the coding sequence GTGGCTGATTCTTTTCCCCAGGAGGCCGTGTCACGACGGATTCTCCGGTCTGAGACGGTGCTCGTACTGGCGCTCTCGCTGGGTGCGAGCGGAGTCTCCGCCCTCATCAGTTTTGTCGGGTCACTGACGAAACCAGGGGGGTTGAAGGATCAGGCGGCCACCCTCAACAGCTCGTACGCTCCGGGACGCCCTTGGCTGGATCTCGCCTGGCAGCTCTTCGGAATCGCGACGGCTCTGGTGCCCGTGGCCCTCGTGGCGCATCTGCTGATCCGGGAAGGGGCCGGGCTGCGGGCCATCGGCTTCGACCGCACCCGGCCGGGGTGGGACCTGGCGCGCGGCACGGTGGTCGCGGCGGGCATCGGCAGCGCCGGGCTGGCGTTCTACCTCGTGGCCAGGGCCGCCGGTTTCAACCTCACCGTCGTCCCCGAGTCGCTGCCCGACGTCTGGTGGAAGTTCCCCGTCCTCATTCTCTCGGCGATCCAGAACTCGGTGCTGGAGGAAGTGATCGTCGTCGGCTACCTGCTGCGACGGCTGGGGCAGTTGGGGTGGACGCCGATGGCGGCGCTGGCCGCGAGTTCGGTGCTGCGCGGCTCGTACCACCTCTACCAGGGCATCGGCGGGTTCATCGGCAACATGGTCATGGGGGTCGTCTTCGTGCTGCTGTACCGCCGCTGGCAGCGCGTGGGACCGCTGGTCGCGGCGCACGCGCTCCTGGACATCGGCGCGTTCGTCGGGTACGCGCTGCTCGCCGGAAAGGTGGACTGGCTGCCCACGCCGTGA
- a CDS encoding EamA family transporter has protein sequence MHASQGRSAGLGLALASAFAFGGSGVAAKPLIEAGLDPLHVVWLRVAGAALVMLPVAWRHRQLVRSRPVLLLGFGLLAVAGVQACYFAAISRIPVGVALLVEYLAPALVLGWVRFVQRRPVTRAAALGVVLAVGGLACVVEVWAGLSFDIVGLLLALGAACCQVGYFVLSDQGSGEPSPGGAEPPHPVGVIAYGLLIGALVLTVVARPWGMDWSVLGGGTAMDGTQVPAWLLLVWIVLLATVVAYVTGVISVRLLSPAVAGVVACLEAVIATVLAWVLLGEHLAAPQLIGGALVLTGAFIAQSATPRPPSGPVASGPGGAGAGAGEGAPGERAAVRR, from the coding sequence ATGCACGCGTCTCAGGGGAGAAGCGCCGGCCTGGGACTCGCCCTCGCCTCGGCCTTCGCATTCGGCGGTTCCGGAGTGGCGGCCAAGCCGCTGATCGAGGCGGGGCTCGACCCGCTCCACGTGGTCTGGCTGCGCGTGGCGGGTGCCGCACTCGTCATGCTGCCCGTGGCCTGGCGCCACCGGCAGCTGGTGCGCAGCCGACCCGTGCTGCTGCTGGGTTTCGGGCTGCTCGCCGTTGCCGGGGTGCAGGCCTGCTACTTCGCCGCCATCTCCCGCATCCCGGTGGGTGTGGCGCTGCTTGTCGAGTATCTGGCGCCCGCGCTCGTCCTCGGCTGGGTCCGCTTCGTGCAGCGGCGTCCGGTGACCCGGGCGGCGGCGCTCGGCGTCGTGCTCGCGGTGGGTGGCCTCGCCTGCGTGGTCGAGGTGTGGGCCGGGCTGAGCTTCGACATCGTCGGCCTGCTGCTCGCACTCGGTGCGGCCTGCTGCCAGGTCGGCTACTTCGTCCTCTCCGACCAGGGCAGTGGCGAACCGTCGCCGGGTGGCGCGGAGCCCCCGCATCCGGTCGGGGTCATCGCCTACGGGCTGCTCATCGGAGCCCTCGTGCTCACCGTGGTCGCGCGCCCGTGGGGCATGGACTGGTCGGTGCTCGGCGGCGGCACGGCGATGGACGGCACCCAGGTGCCGGCCTGGCTGCTGCTGGTCTGGATCGTGCTGCTCGCCACCGTCGTCGCGTACGTGACCGGTGTGATCTCCGTACGCCTGCTGTCCCCGGCGGTCGCGGGTGTCGTCGCCTGCCTGGAGGCGGTCATCGCGACCGTGCTCGCCTGGGTGCTGCTCGGTGAGCACCTGGCCGCCCCGCAGCTCATCGGCGGTGCACTCGTCCTGACCGGTGCCTTCATCGCGCAGTCGGCCACCCCTCGGCCCCCGTCGGGCCCCGTCGCCTCGGGGCCGGGCGGTGCGGGCGCGGGGGCCGGTGAGGGCGCGCCCGGCGAGCGGGCCGCGGTGCGCCGCTAG
- a CDS encoding DMT family transporter, producing the protein MSAPPAPGPTTEPTPAPAPPPRRPAAPPRTPPPPPGTPAPPPPARTATLPGPARRPALDWRLRFAALSLIWGFSFLLIKVGTDGYAPFQVTFGRLFSGTAVLAVVMVVKRERLPRSARTWGHLAVAAFFLNALPFSLFAYAELSIPSTLAGICNATSPLWGMALSLVALSEDRPTRRRVAGLGLGFLGVLTVLGAWQGFSGLDFSGTAMALLASLSYPVGWIYVRRTLAGSGSSTLALTGSQLFLGTVQLALVTPLFTSLPDGFPLLPTLAVVALGALGTGVAVLLQYGLVNEVGPTTAQMVTYFIPVIATAAGVAVLGEQLSWNTPVGALIVLAGAALTQSRPRAASPPPRGEPAAPPPHRSAHDSPPHP; encoded by the coding sequence ATGAGCGCACCGCCCGCACCCGGGCCCACCACCGAGCCGACCCCGGCACCGGCTCCCCCACCCCGGAGGCCGGCTGCCCCGCCCCGGACACCCCCTCCTCCGCCCGGAACACCCGCCCCTCCGCCCCCGGCACGGACCGCCACCCTTCCCGGTCCGGCGCGCAGGCCGGCGCTGGACTGGCGGCTGCGCTTCGCGGCGCTCTCGCTCATCTGGGGTTTCAGCTTCCTCCTCATCAAGGTCGGGACCGACGGGTACGCCCCGTTCCAGGTCACGTTCGGCCGGCTGTTCTCGGGGACCGCCGTTCTGGCCGTGGTCATGGTGGTGAAGCGGGAGCGGCTGCCGCGCTCCGCACGCACCTGGGGCCATCTGGCCGTCGCGGCCTTCTTCCTCAACGCCCTCCCGTTCTCCCTCTTCGCCTATGCCGAACTGAGCATCCCGTCGACGCTGGCCGGCATCTGCAACGCGACCTCGCCCCTGTGGGGCATGGCGCTGTCACTCGTCGCCCTCTCGGAGGACCGGCCGACCCGCCGCCGCGTCGCCGGTCTCGGACTCGGCTTCCTCGGCGTCCTGACGGTGCTGGGTGCCTGGCAGGGCTTCTCCGGGCTGGACTTCAGCGGCACGGCCATGGCACTCCTGGCCTCGCTCAGCTATCCGGTCGGCTGGATCTACGTGCGCCGGACGCTGGCGGGCAGCGGTTCGTCCACCCTCGCCCTCACCGGCAGTCAGCTCTTCCTCGGCACGGTCCAACTCGCCCTGGTCACCCCCTTGTTCACCTCACTCCCCGACGGCTTCCCGCTGCTCCCCACCCTGGCCGTCGTCGCCCTCGGAGCCCTGGGCACAGGGGTCGCGGTGCTGCTCCAGTACGGCCTGGTCAACGAGGTCGGGCCGACGACCGCGCAGATGGTCACGTATTTCATTCCGGTGATCGCCACCGCCGCCGGAGTGGCCGTGCTCGGCGAGCAGTTGAGCTGGAACACCCCCGTGGGCGCGCTCATCGTCCTGGCGGGCGCCGCGCTGACCCAGAGCCGGCCCCGCGCCGCCTCGCCCCCTCCCCGCGGCGAACCCGCCGCCCCGCCCCCGCACCGATCCGCCCACGACTCACCCCCTCACCCGTAG